CCGCGCGATTGCTCGCCAAAGCGGTGAATTGCGAGGCGGGTCGGGGCACCGCGCGCGAGGCGCAGCAGGTGCCGTGCAATGCGTGTCCGCGGTGCATCGAGATCACGGAGGGACGCTGCATGGACGTCATGGAGATTGACGCGGCGACGTACACGGGCATTGATGCGGTGCGCGAGCACATCATCGAGACCGCACGCTTCGCGCCGTCGGTTGCCGCGAAGAAGGTCTTCATCATTGATGAGGTGCACATGCTCTCCACGTCGTCGTTCAACGCGCTCCTCAAGACCATCGAGGAGCCGCCGGATCACGTCCACTTCATCCTCGCGACGACGGAGCTCCAGAAAGTCCCCGCGACGATTACGTCCCGCTGCCAGCACTTCATGTTCCGTCGCGTGGATGAGGAGACGCTCGTGCGGCGTCTCGAGCGGCTCGCGGGGGAGGAGGGGATCGCGGTGGAGCGCGACATCCTCGATCAGGTCGTGCGAATCGCCGACGGCTCGGTGCGCGATGCGGAGTCGCTCCTCGGGCAACTCTTCGCGGCGGGCGGAACGGCGGTGGATGCGGCGAGCGCGGCACTCGTGCTCCCGCGGCCCAACCGCGAGCACGTCCGCGTGCTCCTCGATGCCGTTGGTGCCGCCGATGCCGCCGCCGCCATCGCCGCGCTCGACGCAGCATCGGCGGCGGGGTGTGACGCGGATGCGTTCTGTCGCGACACCATTGCCGAGCTCCGTGCGATGACGCGCGCCGCAGCAACCACGGGGCGCCTCACGTCGTCCCAGGTGCTCGCGCTCCGTATGTTCACCGAGCTCCCCGATCGCCTCGCCCGCTCGGATCGTCCCTTTTTCCTCATCGAGGTCGTCGCGCTCACGCTCATCGCGCGCACACCGGCCGCCACCCCCGCACCGCGAACGCCGACCACGCACGATGATGATCGTCAGTCGTCGCCCCCGTCCTCCCCGCCTCCCGTCGTGAGCCACAAGCCATTGAAAGCGAAACCCGCCACCGCACGCGCCACCGCATCGCATACCTCCCCCTCCGCGCAAGGGGGAGTGAGCATGGACGCTGCGCAGGCGCTCGCCACCGTGCAGCGCGCATGGCACGGCATCGTCCGCGACCTCGCGTCGGTGAATCGCGCGATTCCGTACCTCCTCGAGGGTGGTCGGCCGCAGACGATGGACGGGACGACGCTCACCATCGGCTTTCGCTACAAGCTCCACGCGGAGAAGGTGCGGCAGCCCGGGATCACCGATGCCATCATCGCCGCGATCACCAATATTCTCGGGGTTCCGATACGCCTCGAGCAAGCGGTCATCCCCCCCGATGAGTTCCAGGCCCTTGACCGCGCCTGTCGCCCCGCAACCGGTGACACCACCGCCGACGCTGCCCTCGAGGTCTTCGGCTCTCGCGTCCTCGATGAGTTCCCCGCACCGAGCGGCTAGTGCCTCGACAGCACAAGAGCACTATGCTACGGTTTTTCTAGGGTCTCGCGCCGAGTGCTTCACAACCTATTCGGGGATCGTCTAACGGTAGGACTATGGACTCTGGATCCATCAATCGGGGTTCGAATCCCTGTCCCCGAATGCAAAACGCCTCTGCACAAGCAGTGGCGTTTTGCGTGGGGGATATATGATACGCTGAAATATCAACCAGTCCTTCGGCGGCCGCGGCGATGCAATGGATGAATAACTACTATGCCATATAACGTCGTGTTGTTTGATGGAGATGGCGTCACCATCAAAGAAGGAAGATTGTTTAGTGAGGTACTGCTTGAAAGTCACGGCATTTCGATGGAGGCCATGCAGCCATTTTTCAAAGGTCCGTTTCAGCGGTGTGTAGTTGGGGAAGCAGATCTCAAGGAAGAATTGGCAAAAGTGATTGGAGGATGGGGCTGGTCGGGCACTGTTGATGCGCTCATGCATTATTGGTTCTCGACCGGTGACAATCTCAATGAGGAGATTGTATCGCTCATCAAGAATCTGCGTGCTACAGGAGTACCATGCTACCTCGTATCAAATAATGAACATTATCGTGGCGCGTATCTCTGGAACCGGCTTCGTCATCTGTTTGATGGTGCATTCATTTCTGGGGATGTAGGTTTCAAGAAGAATCAAGAGGCATTTTTTGCGCATGTGGTCCAGAAGGTGCATGTGACAGATCGAGCATCCATCTTGTTGATTGATGATGATCAGGAGAATGTTGAAACTGCGAAATCCTTCGGAATAGATGCGGTGCATTATCGTCAATTTTCTGATTTGGATGGCATCATTTCTCTGTAGGACGACGAGGGGATCTATAAGAATTTTTAAGGTGGTCAAGGGTGGAGTGAGGTTATGCTTCGTGGTCTCCGCATGATTACTGCGATCGTCGGAATTTTCGTTGTTCCTTTTCTCCTCGTGGAGATTGGCGTTATTCCGGTTGAGCTGCGACGGTGGGTGTATGTCGCAGTGGGGATTGTGGCGCTCGCGGTTGCTGTGAAGCGGTACTCCATGCGGGAGATGGGGGTGCAGTGGGCGAATGTGCGAGTCGCCGTGCTCGCGTATGGTCTCTTCGCGGTGGTTGGAGCTGCGGGGATCGTGGGCGTCGCGCTTGCGACGGGTCGCGTGCTGCGGCCGGAGTGGTGGCTCGCGCCACACTTCCGCTACGGCGTCCTCATTCCGGTGAGCGTCGCGCAGGAGTTCTTCTACCGGAGCATGCTCATGCCGATGCTCCGCGAGGTGCTTCGGTCGCCGCGGATGGTCATCGTCGTCAATGCCGCGCTCTTCACGCTCCTTCACGTCGTGTTCCCCGATCCGGCGATCGTGCTGCCGCTCTCTTTCCTCGGTGGCATCGTCTTTGCCACGCTCTGGACGCGATGGCCGAACATTTGGCTCGCATCGGCAACGCACGTGGTCCTCAACGCCGCGTTTACGTTGTTCTGTTTTGGCGGTTTCGAGACGAGCTGTATCGTGTAGCTCGCCACTCGCCACGTCTCGATTTCTTTTAAAACATCAAGGTTTCAGCCATCTTCGGCGCGTCTTGCGCAGGATGGGATTCTCTGCTACTCTTCAGGTGCGTCAGTGAGGCGAAAGAAATAGCCGTCCTGTGGAGTAGTATCGTTGCTATGGAGATTTCCTACAGCTTCAAGAAGATGGGCGAGTTCGATCAGCACTTCTGCCGACAGTACTTCATCCCAAAGGCGAAGATGATTGAGCGTGCGCTGCCAAAACTTTCTGCGGATGCGGATGTGCACCTCACGTTCCGTGCGGAACGCTTTGCGAAGAAGAAGGCGTTCAAGGTGACGCTCACGCTGTTCGCGGATACGCATCGTTGGATCGCCGAGGAGGACGACCACACACTCCGTGAGGCGATTGATCTCGCGAAGGATAAGCTCGTGCTCCAGATGCGCAAGCGCCACCGCGTATTCGGTGCCGTACAGGGACTCCCGCACCAGGAGAAGGTCGTAGCGTAGGAGCACGCTTCGATGTTCCGTCGCTGTCACACGTCTCCGAGAGACGAATGACGACGAGGGGACATCGGAGTTCGTTCGTCCGCGTGCGACACGCACGTTAGCGACAGGGCGGCCGTCCTTGGTACGAACGAGTCGGTCATCCGATGTCCTCCATCCCCCAAAGACGCGCTCCCCCGAGCGCGTTTTTCCATTCCCTGTGGCGGACGCGGTACACTACAACCATGCGTACGAACGGACAATCCATCACCGCGGTAGCGGCGCTCATTGCGGCGCTGTCGTTTGCGAGTCGGCTCCTCGGCCTCGTGCGGGACCGCGTCCTCGCGGGGACGTTTGGCGCGGGCGAGGTGCTCGATGCGTACTACGCGGCGTTCCGCATACCGGATGTCGTCTTCAACTTACTCGGTCTCGCGGCACTCTCCGCGGCGTTCCTGCCGATCTTCATGCGCTTGCGCCAGCGCGATCGCACCGATGCCCACCGGTTCGCCTCGCGGGTGTTCTCGAATGCCGCGCTCCTCCTCATCGTGCTCGCGGCTATCGGTGCGCTCGCTGCGGGGCCGCTCTTCGCGGCTATCGCACCCGGCTTCACCGCGGCGCAGCTCGCGCTCACCGCATCGTTTGGCCGCGTGCTCTTCATCGCGACCATCCTCCTCGGCCTTTCATCGGTGGTCGGCGGCGTGCTCCAGGCCGAGGAGCGTTTCCTCGCGTTCGCCGCAGCGCCACTCCTCTACAATATCGGCATCATTGCCGGCGTGCTGCTCCTCGTGCCGGTGCTTGGCCCGATCGGCATTGCGTGGGGTGTCGTCGCGGGTGCGGGTGGACACCTCGTGCTCCAGGGGATTGCCGCGCGGCGCACGGGGTTGCGGCTCCGTTGGTCTCCATCGTGGCGCAACGAGCACGTCCGCGCGATGGTGCGCCAACTCCTCCCGCGTATCGCCGCACTCGGCGCGCAGCAGGTACAGCTCCTCGTCATCGCGGGGATCGCATCTACCCTCGCGGCGGGTTCGCTCGCGGTGTTCACCCTCGCGGTGAATATCGCGATGGTTCCGGTCGCGCTCTTCGGGTACTCGTTTGCGATCGCAGCGTTCCCCCGATTCTCGGGAGCGGTCGCCGCGGGTGACCTCGCGCAGTTCCGCGACCACTTCTCGC
Above is a genomic segment from bacterium containing:
- the dnaX gene encoding DNA polymerase III subunit gamma/tau; translated protein: MPVLYRKHRPQTFEDVVGQSHVTTTLVSAIAADRVAHAYLFSGPRGVGKTTTARLLAKAVNCEAGRGTAREAQQVPCNACPRCIEITEGRCMDVMEIDAATYTGIDAVREHIIETARFAPSVAAKKVFIIDEVHMLSTSSFNALLKTIEEPPDHVHFILATTELQKVPATITSRCQHFMFRRVDEETLVRRLERLAGEEGIAVERDILDQVVRIADGSVRDAESLLGQLFAAGGTAVDAASAALVLPRPNREHVRVLLDAVGAADAAAAIAALDAASAAGCDADAFCRDTIAELRAMTRAAATTGRLTSSQVLALRMFTELPDRLARSDRPFFLIEVVALTLIARTPAATPAPRTPTTHDDDRQSSPPSSPPPVVSHKPLKAKPATARATASHTSPSAQGGVSMDAAQALATVQRAWHGIVRDLASVNRAIPYLLEGGRPQTMDGTTLTIGFRYKLHAEKVRQPGITDAIIAAITNILGVPIRLEQAVIPPDEFQALDRACRPATGDTTADAALEVFGSRVLDEFPAPSG
- a CDS encoding HAD-IA family hydrolase, yielding MPYNVVLFDGDGVTIKEGRLFSEVLLESHGISMEAMQPFFKGPFQRCVVGEADLKEELAKVIGGWGWSGTVDALMHYWFSTGDNLNEEIVSLIKNLRATGVPCYLVSNNEHYRGAYLWNRLRHLFDGAFISGDVGFKKNQEAFFAHVVQKVHVTDRASILLIDDDQENVETAKSFGIDAVHYRQFSDLDGIISL
- a CDS encoding CPBP family intramembrane metalloprotease, which translates into the protein MLRGLRMITAIVGIFVVPFLLVEIGVIPVELRRWVYVAVGIVALAVAVKRYSMREMGVQWANVRVAVLAYGLFAVVGAAGIVGVALATGRVLRPEWWLAPHFRYGVLIPVSVAQEFFYRSMLMPMLREVLRSPRMVIVVNAALFTLLHVVFPDPAIVLPLSFLGGIVFATLWTRWPNIWLASATHVVLNAAFTLFCFGGFETSCIV
- a CDS encoding HPF/RaiA family ribosome-associated protein, with the protein product MEISYSFKKMGEFDQHFCRQYFIPKAKMIERALPKLSADADVHLTFRAERFAKKKAFKVTLTLFADTHRWIAEEDDHTLREAIDLAKDKLVLQMRKRHRVFGAVQGLPHQEKVVA
- the murJ gene encoding murein biosynthesis integral membrane protein MurJ, which codes for MRTNGQSITAVAALIAALSFASRLLGLVRDRVLAGTFGAGEVLDAYYAAFRIPDVVFNLLGLAALSAAFLPIFMRLRQRDRTDAHRFASRVFSNAALLLIVLAAIGALAAGPLFAAIAPGFTAAQLALTASFGRVLFIATILLGLSSVVGGVLQAEERFLAFAAAPLLYNIGIIAGVLLLVPVLGPIGIAWGVVAGAGGHLVLQGIAARRTGLRLRWSPSWRNEHVRAMVRQLLPRIAALGAQQVQLLVIAGIASTLAAGSLAVFTLAVNIAMVPVALFGYSFAIAAFPRFSGAVAAGDLAQFRDHFSQTFRQIALLAFPAIVALLALKAQIVRVILGTGAFGWADTVRTLETLEAFGFGLFFLMIVPLCTRAFYAWEDTRTPFVVSIIADGIGIVAAWFLGRAMGPRGLAFGFAIAAGVQSSLLLLALRRRAGALDESRINGALLKFGIAAIAMGVVIQLVKPGIASLLGTETFVGIALQGALAGGLGFGAYLGVGVLLRSSEITALAKALHTRVLRAARLPTGGADEARG